Proteins encoded within one genomic window of Bacillus sp. 1NLA3E:
- the purM gene encoding phosphoribosylformylglycinamidine cyclo-ligase, with the protein MANAYREAGVNIEAGYQAVERMKSHVKRTERLGVMGGLGGFGAMFDLSALNLKEPVLVSGTDGVGTKLILAFMANRHDTIGIDAVAMCVNDIVVQGAEPLYFLDYIGCGQADPSRIEEIVKGVADGCEQAGCALIGGETAEMPGMYDQEEYDIAGFAVGACEKANLITGKTIQAGDVLIGLASSGIHSNGFSLVRKVFLEKAKLSLDEYVEELGCTLGEELLKPTRIYVKSILSALKEFPIKGMAHITGGGFHENMPRIFPEGLGAEVKLGSWNIPAVFSLLEKLGEVKHEEMYNIFNMGIGMTVVVDKQHATALVEHLQGCGETASVIGVVTESEGISII; encoded by the coding sequence ATGGCGAATGCTTATAGAGAAGCTGGTGTCAATATCGAAGCGGGATATCAAGCGGTCGAGAGAATGAAGTCGCATGTTAAAAGGACGGAAAGATTAGGTGTCATGGGTGGCCTTGGTGGCTTTGGAGCGATGTTTGATCTCTCAGCACTAAACCTTAAGGAACCGGTATTAGTTTCCGGAACAGATGGTGTCGGAACGAAGCTGATTCTTGCATTTATGGCTAACCGCCATGACACTATAGGAATTGACGCAGTAGCAATGTGTGTAAATGACATTGTTGTTCAAGGAGCAGAGCCACTATATTTCCTTGACTATATCGGCTGTGGTCAAGCAGACCCGTCAAGAATTGAAGAGATTGTAAAAGGGGTAGCAGATGGTTGCGAACAAGCGGGATGTGCCTTAATCGGTGGTGAAACTGCAGAGATGCCAGGTATGTACGATCAAGAAGAATATGATATTGCTGGCTTTGCTGTTGGAGCTTGTGAGAAAGCAAACTTGATTACCGGTAAGACCATTCAAGCTGGAGATGTTCTAATCGGATTAGCATCAAGCGGAATTCACAGTAATGGATTTTCTCTTGTGAGAAAAGTGTTTCTTGAAAAAGCAAAATTATCATTGGACGAATATGTTGAAGAACTTGGTTGTACGTTGGGAGAAGAATTATTAAAGCCAACTAGAATCTATGTTAAGTCTATTTTATCCGCACTGAAAGAATTCCCAATTAAAGGGATGGCTCACATTACTGGCGGAGGATTTCATGAGAACATGCCAAGAATCTTTCCTGAAGGATTGGGAGCTGAAGTAAAGCTAGGAAGTTGGAATATTCCAGCTGTATTTTCACTACTCGAAAAGCTGGGCGAAGTGAAGCATGAAGAAATGTACAATATTTTTAATATGGGTATCGGGATGACTGTTGTAGTGGATAAACAACATGCTACGGCACTTGTTGAACATTTGCAAGGCTGTGGAGAGACCGCTTCTGTTATTGGGGTCGTAACTGAAAGCGAAGGAATTTCGATCATTTAG
- the purN gene encoding phosphoribosylglycinamide formyltransferase has product MKNIAVFASGNGSNFQAILDAVTNQKLDADIKLLVCDQPGAYVLDRARAAGINIFEFSSKDFANKQAYEQEILARLKECEVELVVLAGYMRIIGTTLLSQFEGQIVNIHPSLLPSFPGKDAIGQALAARVKVSGVTVHFVDEGMDTGPIIAQETVELDGTESAETYQEKIHQVEHQLYPAVLQMLLSSSRRNVK; this is encoded by the coding sequence ATGAAAAACATCGCCGTCTTTGCCTCCGGAAACGGAAGCAATTTTCAAGCGATTCTGGATGCCGTTACAAATCAAAAGTTGGATGCGGACATCAAGCTACTTGTTTGTGATCAGCCTGGAGCCTATGTGTTAGATAGAGCTAGAGCGGCAGGAATTAATATATTTGAATTTAGTAGTAAGGATTTTGCCAATAAACAAGCGTATGAACAGGAAATTTTAGCTAGATTAAAAGAATGTGAGGTCGAGTTAGTCGTTCTTGCCGGTTATATGAGAATAATTGGAACGACCTTACTTTCCCAGTTTGAAGGTCAAATCGTAAATATTCATCCTTCTTTACTACCATCTTTTCCAGGAAAGGATGCCATTGGACAGGCGTTAGCTGCCAGGGTGAAGGTTAGTGGAGTGACGGTTCATTTCGTTGACGAGGGGATGGATACTGGACCGATTATTGCACAAGAGACAGTCGAACTTGACGGCACTGAATCAGCTGAAACATATCAAGAGAAGATTCATCAAGTCGAGCATCAACTCTATCCAGCAGTTCTACAAATGTTATTGTCTAGTTCAAGGAGGAATGTAAAATGA
- the purD gene encoding phosphoribosylamine--glycine ligase: MNVLVIGRGGREHAICRKLNESPKVEHVFVAPGNDGMTDVADLVSIEESNQAELVRFAKENQIGLTIVGPETPLLEGIVDKFQEAGLKVFGPQQSAALIEGSKSFAKELMEKYDIPTAEYAVFSDYEEAKKYVEKLGAPIVIKADGLAAGKGVTVALTMEEALTSLQEMLLDEKFGDASSTVVIEEFLEGEEFSLMALVNGEIVIPLEIAQDHKRAYDGDQGPNTGGMGAYSPVPQIKAEAVQTAIETVLYPAAKAMIQEGRSFCGVLYAGLILTKQGPKVIEFNARFGDPETQVILPRLQSDLVEVILALLNGETPELLWEDNFVIGVVIASEGYPDNYRKGAVIEGLSDISDEIYLFHAGTKKDSDGRFVTNGGRVLLAGAKAKDLKSAQDKVYQELENLGSDGVFYRKDIGARAIASAF; the protein is encoded by the coding sequence ATGAACGTTTTAGTCATTGGACGGGGCGGCAGAGAGCATGCGATTTGCCGAAAACTGAATGAAAGCCCAAAAGTGGAGCATGTTTTTGTAGCTCCTGGTAATGATGGAATGACGGACGTTGCCGACCTCGTTTCCATTGAAGAAAGTAATCAAGCTGAGCTTGTGAGATTTGCCAAGGAGAATCAGATTGGCTTAACGATCGTTGGTCCTGAAACTCCGCTTCTAGAAGGAATTGTTGATAAATTTCAGGAAGCGGGGCTAAAGGTATTTGGGCCACAGCAATCGGCTGCTTTAATAGAAGGAAGTAAATCTTTTGCGAAAGAATTAATGGAAAAGTATGACATTCCTACTGCAGAGTATGCTGTGTTTAGTGACTATGAAGAAGCGAAGAAATATGTGGAAAAACTTGGCGCTCCTATTGTTATTAAGGCAGATGGATTGGCTGCTGGAAAAGGTGTTACTGTTGCTTTAACGATGGAAGAAGCTCTAACTAGTCTTCAGGAAATGCTACTTGATGAGAAATTTGGAGATGCATCCTCCACTGTGGTAATTGAAGAGTTTTTAGAAGGTGAAGAATTCTCCCTAATGGCGCTCGTAAATGGCGAAATTGTCATTCCGCTCGAAATTGCTCAAGACCATAAACGGGCCTATGATGGGGATCAAGGACCTAACACAGGTGGAATGGGGGCTTATTCTCCAGTTCCGCAAATAAAAGCTGAGGCTGTTCAAACGGCGATTGAAACGGTTTTATATCCTGCTGCAAAAGCTATGATTCAAGAAGGAAGAAGTTTTTGTGGGGTTCTGTATGCTGGCTTGATTTTAACAAAACAAGGTCCTAAGGTTATCGAATTTAATGCTCGTTTCGGTGATCCAGAAACTCAAGTTATTTTACCAAGATTACAATCAGATCTGGTCGAAGTCATCTTAGCTCTTCTTAATGGAGAAACTCCAGAACTTTTATGGGAAGATAACTTTGTTATTGGCGTAGTCATTGCATCTGAAGGGTACCCTGACAATTATCGAAAGGGTGCTGTTATAGAAGGTCTGTCAGATATTAGTGATGAAATTTACCTATTTCACGCCGGAACGAAAAAAGATTCGGATGGCCGCTTTGTGACTAACGGTGGTAGAGTACTTTTAGCTGGTGCCAAAGCAAAGGATTTGAAAAGTGCTCAGGATAAAGTTTACCAAGAATTAGAGAACCTAGGTAGTGACGGTGTGTTTTACCGTAAAGATATCGGGGCGAGGGCTATCGCAAGCGCTTTTTGA
- a CDS encoding EYxxD motif small membrane protein, with protein MIYEYISDMSFVLITLIGSIVALLYVFIPKRIKKRLR; from the coding sequence ATGATTTATGAATATATATCTGATATGTCTTTTGTACTCATTACTCTAATAGGTAGTATTGTTGCATTGCTTTACGTGTTCATCCCAAAACGTATCAAAAAGCGCTTGCGATAG
- the purH gene encoding bifunctional phosphoribosylaminoimidazolecarboxamide formyltransferase/IMP cyclohydrolase, with product MTKKRALISVSDKQGIAEFAKGLSDLGFELISTGGTKKALQEAGIPVIGVNDVTGFPEILEGRVKTLNPLIHGGLLGKFDQEDHKRQMEEHGISPIELVIVNLYPFQQTIAKPDVTVDDAIENIDIGGPTMLRSAAKNHEYVTVVVDPADYPLVLTELNLAGQVQPGTRRKLAAKVFRHTASYDAVIAEYMTELSGEENPETLTVTYELKQSLRYGENPHQEAAFYKKPLGSNFSIANATQLHGKELSYNNINDANAALQIVKEFTEPAAVAVKHMNPCGVGIGDNVFDAFTRAFESDPISIFGGIIALNREVDKATAEKLYEIFLEIIIAPSFSAEAITVLTGKKNLRLLTIPFGEKQKAERNLTSIEGGLLVQDQDSYTLENATITIPTKRQPTESEWESLKLGWKVVKHVKSNAIVVTNKDQTLGVGAGQMNRVGSAKIALEQAGEKAKGAALASDAFFPMDDTVEAAAKAGITAIIQTGGSVRDQDSIKKADEYGIAMVFTGIRHFKH from the coding sequence ATGACAAAAAAACGTGCGCTTATCAGCGTTTCTGATAAACAGGGTATAGCGGAATTTGCCAAAGGGTTAAGTGATTTAGGTTTTGAACTTATTTCAACTGGAGGAACAAAGAAGGCTCTTCAAGAGGCGGGAATTCCCGTGATCGGCGTTAACGATGTTACCGGATTTCCAGAGATTTTAGAAGGTCGTGTTAAAACTTTAAACCCCTTGATTCATGGAGGTTTATTAGGGAAGTTTGATCAAGAGGATCACAAAAGACAGATGGAAGAGCATGGTATTTCTCCGATTGAGCTAGTTATCGTAAACTTATATCCTTTTCAACAGACTATTGCAAAACCAGATGTAACTGTTGATGATGCAATCGAAAATATCGATATTGGTGGTCCAACGATGCTTCGTTCTGCGGCCAAAAACCATGAGTATGTAACTGTTGTGGTAGATCCGGCTGATTATCCACTGGTTCTTACTGAACTTAATTTGGCTGGTCAGGTTCAGCCTGGAACACGACGCAAGTTGGCTGCAAAGGTGTTCCGTCACACAGCTTCCTATGATGCAGTGATTGCGGAATATATGACTGAATTATCTGGTGAGGAGAATCCAGAAACATTAACAGTGACATATGAGCTTAAGCAGTCTCTTCGTTATGGAGAAAATCCACATCAAGAAGCGGCATTTTACAAAAAGCCACTTGGATCAAATTTTTCAATTGCAAATGCAACACAATTACATGGGAAAGAATTATCTTATAACAATATAAATGATGCCAATGCAGCATTACAAATTGTCAAAGAATTTACTGAGCCTGCCGCTGTAGCAGTAAAACATATGAATCCTTGTGGTGTTGGAATTGGGGATAATGTTTTTGATGCGTTTACAAGGGCGTTTGAATCGGATCCTATTTCAATTTTTGGCGGAATCATTGCTCTTAATCGGGAAGTGGACAAAGCCACTGCCGAAAAGCTTTATGAAATCTTTTTAGAAATTATTATTGCACCATCGTTTTCAGCTGAAGCCATTACTGTGTTGACGGGGAAAAAGAATCTCCGTCTCCTAACGATACCATTTGGAGAAAAACAAAAAGCAGAACGAAATCTTACTTCAATAGAGGGGGGATTACTTGTTCAGGACCAAGACAGCTATACACTTGAGAATGCAACAATCACGATCCCAACAAAAAGGCAGCCAACTGAAAGTGAGTGGGAATCTTTAAAACTCGGCTGGAAGGTTGTAAAGCATGTTAAATCAAATGCGATTGTTGTGACTAATAAAGATCAAACACTTGGGGTTGGCGCAGGTCAAATGAATCGTGTTGGATCAGCAAAAATTGCCCTTGAACAAGCGGGAGAAAAAGCTAAAGGAGCAGCTCTTGCGTCAGATGCTTTCTTCCCAATGGATGATACTGTTGAAGCTGCCGCAAAAGCTGGGATTACAGCGATTATTCAAACTGGTGGTTCGGTTCGTGATCAAGATTCAATTAAGAAAGCTGATGAGTACGGAATTGCCATGGTATTTACAGGCATCCGCCATTTTAAACATTAA
- a CDS encoding adenine deaminase C-terminal domain-containing protein produces MMEQRYRWKTKHLREHVSVLDGKCSPTILLINATYLNQVFRKWMTGNIWIYDDRIVYVGDALPDNVTGCEIIDCTDQILVPGYIEPHAHPFLLYNPQSLANYASQFGTTTLINDNMMLAVNLEIKDAFTFLNDMKASPVSMYWWCRFDAQTEILDQNSVFSNANIKAWLEHDCVLQGGELTGWPKLLDGDDLLLHWIQEAKRMRKQIEGHFPGASEKTLAKMKLLGADCDHESMTGEDVYQRLMQGYMVSLRNSSIRPDLAKLLTEIHELGIDFYDRFIFTTDGASASFYEKGIIDEMIRIAIDHGVPTVDAYNMATINVARYYNIDYLHGSIATGRVANINFLTDENNPTPISVLAKGKWVKRDGEEVEIDQNFHWKQSGMKPLSIDWDLNWDDMQFSMPFGIQMENSVITKPYSINIEVSTEELSHDHDECFFMLIDRKGKWRINTLLKGFANSLSGLVSSFSNTGDIILIGKNKKDMFTAFNRMKEIGGGIVCCENGEIMQEIPLQLMGIMSDKKVDELIIEENQLLDYLKECGYKFADPIYSMLFFSSTHLPYIRITQQGMYDVMNKMVLFPTIMR; encoded by the coding sequence GTGATGGAACAACGGTATCGTTGGAAAACTAAACATTTACGTGAGCATGTTTCAGTCTTAGATGGAAAATGCTCACCCACTATATTATTAATAAACGCAACTTATCTAAATCAGGTCTTTCGAAAGTGGATGACGGGGAATATTTGGATTTATGATGATCGAATTGTGTATGTTGGTGACGCATTACCAGATAATGTAACTGGTTGTGAAATCATCGATTGTACTGACCAAATATTGGTCCCGGGTTATATTGAGCCACATGCCCATCCATTTCTCTTATATAATCCCCAATCACTTGCAAACTATGCAAGCCAATTTGGTACAACAACATTGATTAACGATAATATGATGTTAGCTGTTAATTTAGAAATTAAGGATGCTTTTACCTTTTTAAATGATATGAAAGCATCTCCTGTTTCGATGTACTGGTGGTGCAGATTCGATGCCCAGACTGAGATTTTAGACCAAAATAGCGTATTTTCAAATGCCAACATCAAAGCATGGCTTGAGCATGATTGCGTTTTGCAAGGGGGAGAGCTTACTGGCTGGCCGAAGTTGCTGGATGGAGACGACTTGCTTTTGCATTGGATCCAAGAAGCGAAAAGAATGAGAAAGCAAATAGAAGGACATTTCCCTGGCGCTTCTGAAAAGACTTTGGCAAAGATGAAGCTTCTAGGTGCTGATTGTGATCATGAATCGATGACTGGTGAGGATGTATATCAAAGGCTTATGCAAGGTTATATGGTCTCATTAAGAAATTCATCCATTCGACCGGATCTTGCCAAATTATTGACTGAAATTCATGAACTAGGTATTGATTTCTACGACCGGTTTATTTTTACAACAGATGGTGCGTCTGCTAGTTTTTATGAAAAAGGTATTATTGATGAAATGATTCGGATTGCGATTGATCATGGTGTACCGACAGTGGATGCGTACAACATGGCGACGATTAACGTTGCCCGCTATTATAATATTGATTACTTACACGGTAGTATTGCCACGGGTAGAGTGGCTAATATAAACTTCTTAACTGATGAAAATAATCCTACACCGATTTCTGTATTAGCAAAAGGGAAATGGGTAAAACGAGACGGAGAAGAAGTGGAAATTGACCAGAATTTCCATTGGAAGCAATCGGGGATGAAACCTTTATCAATTGATTGGGACTTAAATTGGGATGATATGCAGTTCTCGATGCCGTTTGGGATTCAAATGGAGAATTCTGTGATCACAAAACCCTATTCCATCAACATTGAGGTCTCGACTGAAGAACTATCGCATGATCATGATGAGTGCTTTTTTATGTTGATTGATCGAAAAGGTAAATGGCGTATCAATACATTATTAAAAGGCTTTGCGAATAGCCTATCAGGACTAGTTAGTTCATTCTCTAATACTGGGGATATTATTTTAATCGGAAAAAATAAAAAGGATATGTTCACAGCATTTAATCGAATGAAGGAAATTGGTGGCGGAATTGTTTGTTGTGAAAATGGAGAAATTATGCAGGAAATCCCATTGCAATTAATGGGGATTATGTCTGATAAAAAAGTGGATGAGCTTATTATAGAAGAAAATCAGCTTCTTGATTATCTTAAGGAATGTGGGTACAAATTTGCCGATCCAATCTATTCCATGTTGTTTTTTTCTTCGACTCATTTGCCATATATCCGAATTACCCAGCAAGGAATGTATGATGTGATGAATAAAATGGTACTCTTTCCAACTATAATGCGTTAA
- a CDS encoding DUF3048 domain-containing protein — translation MVRRYIVVSAAIFLLLTGCSGTKEANVKEHKEKAIENVQKETAEFPNYFPLTGIGTKEEVGGRAVAVMVNNHPKARPQTGLDKADIVYELLAEGNVTRFLAIFQSEKPEKIGPVRSAREYYIKLAKAYDSLYIAHGYSPDAKEMLDNGYIDNLNGMQYDGTLFKRSTDRVAPHNSYITYEKILEGAEKNSFSMKNAPEPLTFLTKDEIKKLEGQPGKKVSVAYLNNPTFTATYEYDETIGKYKRFSAGEQTVNYETDAPVLLDNVFIVETEHQTLNDGAGRRKIDLTSGGKAYLLQKGFLRQVEWKSQDGRIVPVINGAIVGFVPGKTWINIVPSNPGLTSEVKVEAN, via the coding sequence ATGGTAAGGAGATATATCGTCGTATCTGCGGCAATATTCCTTCTGCTAACAGGATGTAGTGGAACCAAGGAAGCAAACGTAAAAGAACATAAAGAAAAGGCAATAGAAAATGTTCAAAAAGAAACAGCAGAATTCCCTAATTATTTTCCATTAACCGGAATTGGCACGAAAGAGGAAGTTGGCGGAAGAGCGGTTGCAGTCATGGTCAACAATCATCCAAAAGCAAGGCCACAAACAGGCTTAGATAAAGCAGACATTGTCTATGAATTGCTAGCTGAAGGAAACGTGACGAGGTTCTTGGCTATTTTCCAAAGCGAAAAGCCCGAGAAAATTGGTCCTGTTCGTAGTGCCAGAGAGTACTACATAAAACTGGCAAAAGCATATGATAGCCTCTACATTGCCCATGGGTACAGCCCTGATGCAAAGGAAATGCTTGATAACGGGTACATTGATAATTTAAATGGAATGCAATATGACGGGACTCTTTTTAAGCGATCAACTGACAGAGTAGCGCCGCATAATTCCTATATTACTTATGAAAAAATTCTCGAAGGTGCTGAAAAGAACAGCTTTTCGATGAAGAATGCACCTGAGCCATTGACGTTTTTAACAAAAGATGAAATCAAGAAACTTGAGGGTCAACCTGGGAAAAAAGTTTCTGTTGCTTACTTAAATAATCCAACATTTACTGCAACTTATGAGTATGACGAGACAATCGGTAAATATAAACGTTTTTCTGCTGGAGAGCAGACCGTTAATTATGAAACAGATGCCCCCGTTTTATTAGATAATGTCTTTATCGTTGAAACGGAACACCAAACATTAAATGATGGTGCCGGTCGTAGAAAGATTGACTTAACCTCAGGTGGTAAAGCCTATCTGTTACAAAAAGGCTTCTTAAGGCAAGTTGAATGGAAAAGTCAGGATGGACGGATTGTGCCAGTAATAAATGGCGCTATTGTAGGATTTGTACCAGGGAAAACATGGATCAATATTGTCCCATCTAATCCAGGATTAACAAGTGAAGTTAAGGTCGAAGCAAATTAA
- the purF gene encoding amidophosphoribosyltransferase codes for MLAELKGLNEECGIFGVWGHQDAASITYYALHSLQHRGQEGTGIVVTDGTKLDIFKGEGLVTEVFTSEVMSKLSGKSAIGHVRYATAGGSGYENVQPLLFNSESGSLALAHNGNLVNAKLIKSILEQQGSIFQTSSDTEVLAHLIRRSGERRIKEQVKSALKQIEGAFAYVIMTENEMMVALDPHGLRPLSLARLGDAYMVASETCAFDVVGAEFIRDVLPGELLIINDEGIKSEFFSENKPSAICAMEYIYFSRPDSNIHGINVHSARKRLGKKLAIEAPIVADVVTGVPDSSISAAIGYAEASGIPYEMGLVKNRYVGRTFIQPSQSLREQGVKMKLSPVRGVVEGKRVIMVDDSIVRGTTSRRIVTMLKDAGALEVHVVISSPPIKNPCFYGIDTSTKEELIASSNSVEEIRELIGADSLTFISTEGMLEAIGRIDTDKNCGQCVACFTGEYPTELYPESLQYYYQK; via the coding sequence ATGCTTGCTGAATTAAAGGGCCTAAATGAAGAGTGCGGAATCTTCGGCGTTTGGGGACATCAAGATGCAGCTAGCATTACCTATTATGCCCTCCATAGCCTTCAGCATCGAGGTCAGGAAGGGACAGGAATCGTTGTCACTGATGGAACAAAATTGGATATCTTCAAAGGTGAGGGTCTTGTCACAGAAGTTTTTACCTCGGAGGTAATGTCTAAGTTATCCGGCAAGTCCGCGATCGGTCATGTTCGTTATGCAACCGCAGGAGGCAGTGGTTATGAAAATGTTCAGCCGCTGTTGTTCAATTCGGAATCCGGTAGTTTGGCTCTTGCTCATAATGGGAATTTGGTGAACGCAAAATTAATTAAATCAATTCTTGAGCAGCAAGGAAGCATTTTTCAAACTAGCTCAGATACTGAGGTACTAGCTCATTTAATTCGTCGCAGCGGGGAACGTAGAATTAAAGAACAAGTAAAAAGTGCCTTGAAACAGATTGAAGGGGCATTTGCCTACGTAATCATGACGGAAAACGAAATGATGGTAGCTCTTGACCCGCATGGTCTTAGACCGCTTTCGTTAGCACGGTTAGGAGATGCCTATATGGTCGCTTCCGAAACCTGTGCATTTGATGTAGTTGGCGCAGAATTTATTCGTGATGTATTACCTGGTGAATTGTTAATTATCAATGATGAGGGAATTAAATCAGAATTCTTTTCTGAAAACAAACCAAGTGCAATTTGCGCGATGGAATATATTTATTTTTCCAGACCAGATAGTAATATTCATGGGATCAATGTTCATTCTGCTAGAAAAAGACTTGGGAAAAAACTGGCTATAGAAGCACCAATTGTTGCAGATGTGGTAACTGGTGTCCCAGATTCAAGTATTTCTGCAGCAATCGGTTATGCGGAAGCGTCTGGAATTCCGTATGAAATGGGCTTAGTGAAAAATCGTTATGTTGGTCGTACGTTTATACAGCCTTCGCAATCATTAAGGGAGCAAGGCGTGAAAATGAAGCTTTCCCCTGTCCGTGGTGTTGTTGAGGGGAAACGAGTGATCATGGTTGATGATTCGATTGTACGTGGTACGACGAGTCGGAGAATTGTCACAATGTTAAAAGATGCAGGGGCACTTGAGGTTCATGTAGTGATTAGTTCTCCACCGATTAAGAATCCTTGTTTTTATGGAATTGACACTTCTACTAAAGAAGAGCTTATTGCCTCCTCTAATTCTGTTGAGGAAATACGAGAGCTTATTGGTGCTGATTCACTGACCTTTATTAGTACAGAAGGAATGCTAGAAGCAATTGGCAGAATCGACACTGACAAAAATTGTGGTCAATGTGTTGCGTGTTTCACCGGTGAATATCCAACAGAGCTTTATCCAGAATCACTGCAATATTACTATCAAAAATAA
- a CDS encoding YgaP family membrane protein, which produces MKANTNIGILNALIRITIGFTILSWATAKLVKKPWRDSYIFVAMIAAMKIAEGIVRYCPMTALFEEWQKGDCCQQNDQSEQNDETSLLPYNPT; this is translated from the coding sequence ATGAAAGCAAATACAAATATTGGGATTTTGAATGCGTTAATTCGCATTACCATAGGATTTACCATTCTTTCTTGGGCAACAGCGAAGTTAGTCAAAAAGCCATGGCGCGACTCGTATATTTTCGTTGCCATGATAGCTGCAATGAAAATTGCAGAGGGCATTGTACGATATTGCCCAATGACTGCTCTATTTGAGGAGTGGCAAAAAGGGGATTGCTGTCAACAAAATGACCAATCTGAACAAAACGACGAAACTTCCCTTCTTCCATATAATCCGACTTAA
- a CDS encoding heptaprenylglyceryl phosphate synthase: MYDVREWRHVFKLDPDKEISDDALEMICESGTDAIIVGGTDGVTLDKVLDLMVRIRKYTVPCVLEVSSIDTVTPGFDLYFIPTVLNSCDTKWITGLHHHALKEFSELMNWDEILVEGYCIMNGECKAAQLTSADTALSLSDVVSYAMMAEKMFHLPIFYLEYSGTYGDPMIVKEVKRHLDHATFFYGGGIETVQQAKEMSAYADVIVVGNVIYKDLNTALATVKGIQS, translated from the coding sequence ATGTACGATGTTCGCGAGTGGCGCCATGTATTTAAACTCGATCCAGATAAAGAAATATCCGATGATGCACTTGAAATGATTTGTGAATCAGGAACAGATGCAATCATCGTAGGTGGCACAGATGGGGTTACTCTGGATAAGGTCCTAGATTTGATGGTGCGCATTCGTAAGTATACAGTGCCATGTGTATTAGAAGTTTCTAGCATCGATACAGTTACTCCCGGATTTGATTTGTATTTTATCCCGACGGTTTTAAACAGCTGCGATACAAAGTGGATCACTGGCCTGCATCATCATGCGCTTAAGGAATTCAGTGAGCTTATGAATTGGGATGAGATCCTTGTTGAAGGATACTGCATTATGAATGGTGAATGCAAAGCTGCTCAATTAACAAGTGCTGATACAGCACTCTCCTTGTCAGACGTAGTTTCCTATGCGATGATGGCAGAAAAAATGTTTCATTTACCAATATTCTATTTAGAATATAGCGGTACTTATGGGGACCCAATGATTGTAAAGGAAGTAAAGCGGCATTTAGATCATGCGACATTCTTTTACGGTGGTGGAATTGAGACAGTCCAACAGGCAAAGGAAATGAGTGCTTATGCCGATGTTATCGTAGTGGGGAATGTTATCTATAAAGATTTGAATACAGCACTGGCTACAGTTAAGGGAATTCAGTCTTAA
- a CDS encoding YerC/YecD family TrpR-related protein: MQIEKLRGKELDQLFKAILSLENLEECYRFFDDLCTVNEIQSLAQRLEVARMLREGNTYHKIETETGASTATISRVKRCLNYGNDAYEMALDRVKVQKEETSAE, encoded by the coding sequence ATGCAGATTGAAAAATTACGAGGTAAAGAGCTTGATCAACTATTTAAAGCCATTTTGTCTTTAGAAAATTTAGAAGAGTGCTATCGTTTTTTCGATGATTTATGTACAGTTAATGAAATTCAATCATTAGCTCAACGTTTAGAGGTTGCTCGCATGCTTCGTGAAGGTAATACCTATCATAAAATTGAAACTGAAACAGGTGCCAGCACTGCGACCATTTCACGCGTGAAACGGTGTTTAAATTATGGGAACGATGCATACGAAATGGCTTTAGACCGTGTCAAAGTTCAAAAAGAAGAAACAAGTGCAGAGTAG